The Cydia amplana chromosome 1, ilCydAmpl1.1, whole genome shotgun sequence DNA segment cgcggttaattgtcaaaaagtttcagttttcacatttttttcttttgtatacgcctaatagtctaccttcatgccaaatatcaagtttgtaagtgatctagaagtgggttaggtttttggtcttataagtattaattatttttttccatcgaaatatcaataatttccagttttcagatttttctctCTATacgcacctaatagtctactttcatgccaaatatcaagtttctgagtcatctagaagtgggttaggtttatggtctataagtatcaataattatttttttcatcgaaatatcaataatttctagttttcagatttttccctctatatgcacctaatagtctaccttgatgccaaatatcaagtttctaagtcatctagaagtgggttaggtttttggtctataagtattattttttttttccatcgaaatatcaataatttccagttttcagatttttccctctatatgcacctaatagtctatctttatgccaaatatcaagtttctaagtcatctagaagtgggttagatttttggtctataagtattaattttttttccatcgaaatatcaataatttccagttttcagatgtTTCTCTCTATACGCATCTAATAGTTtaccttcatgccaaatatcaagtttctatgtcatctagaagtgggttaggtttttggtctataagtatctatttttttttttcatcgaaatatcaataatttccagttttcagatttttccctctatatgcacttaatagtctaccttgatgccaaatatcaagtttctaagtcatctagaagtgggttaggtttttggtctataagtattaataattttttccatcgaaatatcaataatttccagttttcagatttttctctCTATACGCACcgaatagtctaccttgatgccaaatatcaagtttctaagtcatctagaagtgggttaggtttttggtctataagtattaattattatttttccatcgtaatatcaataatttccagttttcagatttttccctctatatacacataatagtctacctttatgccaaatttcaagtttctaggtcatctggaagtgggttaggtttttgatctatatgtcagtcagtcacaaaaatgccggtttttaaacgttaatttatcaataactgtttgagctatgtttatgaaattttgtattttgtacaagctaagggacttgaatacatatgccaaatttcatgtataTTGGTTAAGTGGGTTTCAaattgtgaaggggtcaaaagtagctcgaaatggttcgtgtaatattacacacggttgctgcgtcgcaagttcctttttctttgaacttggctggacacgctaccgcgtgtctagattctGAAAGTATATTAAATAGTCTACAGGTATCATACGTTTTTATATCCATTTTAATACTAATTAGGCATTTTCTTTATGTACATAGGTaatgatattaaaatatatatatatattataatagatTTCAGTGCTAAATATTTTTTCGGTTATATTTGAATAGAAAACCGAGATCAATATTTAACCTTTAACTTTAATAAACAAGAGTGCCAGTgaatacatatgtacctaccttcAACATTAACAAGTGGGAAGGATCagcttaataaataatagtgcCCATAAAACTATTAActtattagtacctacctatatttctgatattttaattttttttgtcaacAACATGATTTTACATATTTTggcatattttattatatttttacgtATTTTGGCCTCGTCTTATTTCTACAAATTATCAATTgtattaatatgtaaatatttgtgAACGACATACGTATAATATATCTGAGTCTTTTGCATCTTTTCttcaagtacttatttatttcatgtagTTCGAgtaaagctggaaacaaattatcggacgcggctgacggacgcggctgacgcgcgcgacataaaagtgtgcacagtcaggaacatccaacgcgccagatttctgtcggatgtccgaaggctcaaggttacgtccacggcttacctccgatagtttgcacagttcagtgtatattcattatctagatacctataagtcgcggctgtgagccgcgtccgtcagccgcgtccgataatttttttttttttttttttattaatttatttagaacacaaacagtcacataatgcaaatggatttatagtacaatgtagtgtacttaacatacttaagaaacagacctggaggttcattaatcagtaaataatgttaacatacataataaccgtagaaagaaaaagaaatttgaaattatgaaccatacctatttaaattatatttaccagtcttcaAAACAAACAGTATTGTGTGAAGTTATATAGAGGGTACGTACGTAGAAGATTGGAAAATAGGTTTAACATCAATTTCTAATTTAGTTGTTTCCAGCTTTATGCTTACATTTGCCAGCCGCGGGTGCAGGAGGTGGGGTGCCCTCGGCTGGCGCAGCCGGGCCCGGTACTGCTGCCGCTGGTGCTGTCTGCACCGCCGCCGGGGCGTCGCCTCCACTGTACCGGACTGagacaaaatattattaaatactaCACACACATCTGTGGAATATTTCACAAACACATAAATCTCACACCAACACCACCTATGGCATCTGGGCAATGTGTCTGAGTGAACTAACCAAATTATTTTGGAGTCAGTACTCTCATCACAGATATCATTGTAAAACGTTGTGACTTTATCcttgatttaataatttcaCTAATTTTGTAACGTACCACGATTGCCCAAATAACATTTGTAAAGAAGGTTTATCACGACTCTCCCTTGGTGAAAACAAATATCTGTTTTGCTACATTTCTGCATAAGTGTACTGTCTCCATAATCCACACTATATTATTTCTAAACACTACTGGGTGATTCTACTGATACCAGCATGATGTAATTAAGATTTTAATAGTCTTATCAcagtattacataatatattatatctcTTAGGATAATGATTTAGCAtatgtaagtaaaaaaaaatctaagaaaGCTTTTGAATTACTAATAATCATTAAAATTTCTCAATGACCAATGCTATAGTTAGCAATTAATCCGTatgttttttcaagtttgttaaATACATCACAGTTACCAAAGATGCTAAATCAATACAATCACCTACACTACAAACATATACTAACAAATACGTGTAGATTGCGATTAAGTAATACGtgtcattaaaaaataataataaaaacttcaAGCAGCGATTATGGTAATTATCAAGCTCAATGTATAATTTGGAGTGTGTTCGAATTTTTTGGCTAAagtgtaaatataaaattagaTGGTAGGTATAATAGATATAATAGCGGAAACCATTTGAAACCTCATAAAACTAAGTGATTATTTTCTACACTTTCACCCAAGATATGAAAAATCTTGTGCTTAAAAAAAGGTGGGATTACTTAAACAAGAAATAATTGTTCGTAGCGACTCACCATACAGAATACCTATTATTATGAGTCCGATTACTCCCATTATTATCATCATCTGAAATACGTTACAATatctagtttatttatttaaatgacaGGTAACACTCTTTTTCTTTTCAATcacattattgttatttttattttcaattcttCAATTATTTATCCTTCATCCAATAAtcattttgatctaattattgcACCAGGTGGTTGGTGGTATATTTAGCCAACTAACCCAGCCAGCTTTGGAggtttttagcataggtacctaacttttaAGACGTCTGCACACCCGTTTAATTAACTAAAATTCCATTAATACGCCTATGACaaacctgccctagtagcacggtcgcatttttatcgtttatcaccatgcctgtcacgttctaacaagtatgtaagtgcgaaagtgacgggcatagtgatagtcgataaaaatggaaccgtgctgagcccgctggtaattataaattaatatttgtgtataaaggggcccagtgattaacagtccaccggacggtatcggcctgtcagttgttcggaactgtcaaaattttgttctaacagacaggccgataccgtccggcggactgttaatcagtgggcccctttaggcatTTTATTGCAGATTTGCACCGGCAACAGTGTCATTTACGCCCCAGAAATGTGTAGTTATGAATTTAGTGTGccaatgtaattaattagatactaTTTTAATGATACCTTGAGATTTTCTAGCCAGAACTTGTTCTTGAGACTGGCCGCTTGGCTCTTGAATGCAGAAGCGCCATCCTCTAAAGCCTCTGTAAATacgtttaaaattgtattttatagtacctactgCCTTCAACctaatattttaaagtaaattaatacTTTACCAGCTCTTTCGCTGAGATCCGATATCAAATGATCCCTCTCCAAGACTTTGTCCATATTTGTTTTCATTATATCTACCACCTGaaaagatatcaaacaaaaagtTGATCACACCGCTAAACATTCATAGGTACTTCAACAATAATTTGCACAAGATTTTGTTTCGATTAATTTGAATAAGATTGAGGTATTATTAATGAAGAAACCGAATCCCCTGATACAGGGGATTGTTGGGAATATAAACTTCAGGCAAAAaacttacttaaatattaaatcGTGGGAATGTCATAATTTTGCAATATATCTAGTTAGTATTGAATGTTGGATATATTTTTGGTTGTCTTTATTTTAAGGTGAAAATACATCGTCGTTAAAATATGCCCTTAGATTTAATAGTTGTATTGAACTTCTTAAACAAACCTTACGTTTTAAATCGTAGTAAGTAACTGGCAATATTTATCATTTGATATTGTAACTATAGTCTATTTTTTACTATTAAGTACTACGCCATACATTTTCTATGCAAGAAACAACTTCatattatagtaaaaaaaaaactataaatagtGTACGCCTTTGAAGCCATATTAGGTATGTTAAATATCTACCCGTTAACAAGACTTATACGCAGGTACCTTTAGGGATAACCTACTTATGGTAATATATAAGTGGACTAACGTTAATCGACCCCGTCTCCGTGTAGCGTCATACTTAGGTAGAGTTAGGTTCTTTACTTATGAcgctatattatttattagaataTGCTTGATATACCTAAAAGTCTGTGTCTTCTGGAGCCACCGCTTCACAGCCTGCTGCAGTATGGTGCAAGGCCCATCTAGCAGCTCGCCAGCGGGCCTGACTGGTAGCCTGGTGCAACCACGGCACCGCGTTGTTTAATTTGCAAGTGGCTGACATACCTCATCGACTTGCGCTTGTGTTTGCTGCAGCCGCCGCTGTGCTGCCTGCTGCTGCATAGTGTGGGGCCCGCCTAGCAGCTCGCCATCGGGCCCGTACTGCGGTTCGCGCGGCTTCGGAGGGCCCGGCGGACCCGGTGGCGGCGCAGCCGCTTCCGCATCCTTTTCCTTGTCTTTTCcccttaaataaatatgtatacaatattacataaatGTGATTCATAGGTTCGATTCGGCCACTTAAAAATCAAACCAACCAATTTTGTACACTTTGGTGTTTGCTAATAATAAACAATTCCTGAATCATTATAATCATAACTAATGTGGTTCCTCCTCGAATCAATATTAACCTCTTTCTATTCTTATCGCAACTGAAATATTCGACTGATATTAGTCGGAGTCATTCTCACAATCATTGTGAAATTGACTGGCTGGTACGTGTTGCATCATCACTTCTGACATTACCCTCCAAGTGTTGGGTAGGCTTAGATGTATACGGGTAAACACCGAATACAAATTGTGATTT contains these protein-coding regions:
- the LOC134652928 gene encoding vesicle-associated membrane protein 2-like — protein: MGKDKEKDAEAAAPPPGPPGPPKPREPQYGPDGELLGGPHTMQQQAAQRRLQQTQAQVDEVVDIMKTNMDKVLERDHLISDLSERAEALEDGASAFKSQAASLKNKFWLENLKMMIIMGVIGLIIIGILYVRYSGGDAPAAVQTAPAAAVPGPAAPAEGTPPPAPAAGK